A section of the Streptomyces sp. NBC_01363 genome encodes:
- a CDS encoding MFS transporter — protein sequence MQDAGSETDGPSLWRQRDFMLLWSGQTVSEMGSAVTQVALPLLAVVALNASTFQVGLLTAATTLAFAVIALPAGAMVDGAAKRSIMIVCNVLRLVIIGSVPVAAAFGVLTMAQLYVVAVAAGVCSVFFDVSYQSYVPSLIRADDLMSANGKLGTTQAFAQLGGPSLGGGLVGLFGAAGAMTADAVSYAVSALSILGIRTREEPPPERSADETLRRRISEGLKFVFGHSILRRVVACTGTANLFSGMSTALAMVFLVRVLHVRPALTGLIMAGAAIGGIAGGAFAGRLAKKVGSARIIWVSMLVFSAPQVIAAAAWQGWGVLLFPLGWGIAYFSGMVYNIAQLSYRQSVTPPELMGRMNAAVRWVVWGTLPLGGALGGVLGTLIGVRPALWLAFIGSWAAGWFVFFSPLRRMRDVPQPAPASAPEATR from the coding sequence GTGCAGGATGCCGGGTCGGAGACCGATGGCCCGAGCCTATGGCGGCAGCGGGATTTCATGCTGCTGTGGAGTGGCCAGACGGTCAGTGAGATGGGATCGGCGGTCACCCAGGTCGCTCTACCACTGCTGGCGGTCGTCGCGCTCAACGCGAGCACGTTCCAGGTCGGATTGCTGACCGCGGCCACCACGCTGGCGTTCGCGGTGATCGCGTTGCCGGCGGGTGCGATGGTGGACGGCGCTGCCAAGCGTTCCATCATGATCGTCTGCAACGTTCTCCGTCTGGTGATCATCGGCTCGGTTCCGGTGGCGGCGGCGTTCGGCGTCCTGACGATGGCGCAGCTGTACGTGGTCGCGGTGGCGGCGGGCGTGTGCTCGGTGTTCTTCGACGTCTCGTACCAGAGTTATGTGCCGTCACTCATCCGCGCCGACGACCTGATGAGCGCCAACGGCAAGCTCGGAACCACCCAGGCGTTCGCGCAGCTCGGGGGACCGAGTCTGGGCGGCGGGCTGGTCGGGTTGTTCGGCGCCGCGGGGGCGATGACGGCCGACGCGGTCTCCTACGCGGTCTCGGCCCTGTCGATCCTCGGGATCAGGACCCGGGAGGAGCCGCCGCCGGAGCGGTCGGCGGACGAGACACTGCGGCGCCGGATCTCCGAGGGGCTGAAGTTCGTTTTCGGGCACAGCATTCTGCGCAGGGTCGTGGCGTGCACGGGCACCGCGAACCTGTTCAGCGGCATGAGTACGGCGCTGGCGATGGTCTTCCTCGTCCGGGTGCTGCACGTGCGTCCCGCGCTGACCGGGCTGATCATGGCGGGCGCGGCCATCGGCGGGATCGCCGGGGGAGCGTTCGCCGGCCGGCTCGCCAAGAAGGTCGGCTCGGCGCGCATCATCTGGGTGTCGATGCTGGTCTTCAGCGCGCCGCAGGTCATCGCGGCGGCCGCCTGGCAGGGCTGGGGAGTGCTGCTGTTCCCGCTGGGCTGGGGCATCGCGTACTTCTCGGGGATGGTCTACAACATCGCCCAGCTCAGCTACCGGCAATCGGTGACACCGCCGGAGCTGATGGGCCGGATGAATGCGGCCGTCCGCTGGGTCGTGTGGGGCACGTTGCCGCTCGGCGGCGCTCTGGGCGGGGTACTCGGCACCCTGATCGGGGTGCGGCCCGCACTCTGGCTGGCGTTCATCGGTTCCTGGGCGGCCGGCTGGTTCGTGTTCTTCTCCCCGCTCCGCCGCATGCGCGATGTTCCCCAACCCGCGCCCGCGTCCGCCCCCGAAGCCACGAGGTGA
- a CDS encoding class I SAM-dependent methyltransferase: protein MVEHDAHSATREAYDAAATTYDQLFRDTLRDRPLDRAILSAFAEVVRASGDGEVADLGCGPGHITAHLDQLGLAAFGVDASPAMIELARQANSDLRFDVGSMTALNIADGVLGGVLSRWSIIHTPPEELPVILAEFHRVLAPGGHLLIGFSASDGPSHPTQVFDHAVAPAYRWAPDHLAAMLRESGLAEVARMVREPEPTDRRQFQEIQLLARKA, encoded by the coding sequence ATGGTCGAACACGATGCCCACAGCGCCACCCGCGAAGCCTACGATGCTGCTGCCACCACCTATGACCAGCTGTTCCGCGACACGCTGCGTGACAGGCCGTTGGACCGCGCGATCTTGAGTGCCTTCGCCGAGGTCGTACGTGCGAGTGGGGATGGCGAGGTCGCGGACCTGGGGTGTGGGCCTGGGCATATCACCGCTCATCTGGACCAGTTGGGGCTGGCGGCGTTTGGCGTCGATGCCTCTCCTGCGATGATCGAGTTGGCTCGACAAGCCAATTCGGACCTACGGTTCGACGTGGGCTCGATGACCGCGTTGAACATCGCTGACGGCGTGCTGGGCGGCGTACTCTCACGTTGGTCCATCATCCACACTCCGCCGGAGGAACTCCCCGTCATCCTGGCGGAGTTCCACCGCGTGCTGGCACCTGGCGGCCACCTTCTGATCGGCTTCTCGGCCAGCGATGGTCCGTCTCACCCGACGCAGGTCTTCGATCACGCGGTCGCGCCTGCCTATCGGTGGGCGCCCGATCACCTCGCCGCGATGCTGCGCGAGTCCGGGTTGGCCGAGGTGGCCCGGATGGTTCGCGAGCCCGAGCCCACCGACCGACGGCAGTTCCAGGAGATTCAACTGCTCGCCCGCAAAGCCTAG
- a CDS encoding NADP-dependent oxidoreductase — translation MEAIVFEEFGGPDVLHLVQSPDPHPGPGQIRVRVRAAGVNPLDYKIRRGWMEQMFPTVLPATPGNEFAGVVDEVGDGVTGFVVGDEVLGWTATGAYATLALADTGTVALKPSELSWENAAALPIATETAARVLDELGVGDGDTLLLHGAAGGVGSAGVQLALARGATVIGTASPANHAYLRELGAIPVAYGEGLVDRVREAAPQGVDAVFDAAGQGALPDSIELRGGTTERIVTIADADAAKYGVAFSGGGIERAGERLAENARTAAAGRLTVPVAQTFALGDAAKAQQLSEEGHVRGKLVLLP, via the coding sequence ATGGAAGCGATTGTTTTCGAGGAGTTCGGCGGACCTGATGTGCTGCACCTCGTGCAGTCACCCGATCCGCATCCCGGCCCCGGGCAGATCCGGGTGCGGGTGCGGGCCGCCGGAGTGAACCCGTTGGACTACAAGATCCGCAGGGGCTGGATGGAGCAGATGTTTCCCACCGTCCTCCCCGCGACGCCGGGCAACGAGTTCGCCGGGGTCGTCGACGAGGTGGGTGACGGAGTCACCGGTTTCGTGGTCGGCGACGAGGTCCTCGGCTGGACTGCCACCGGCGCCTACGCCACCCTCGCGCTGGCCGACACCGGGACCGTGGCCCTCAAGCCGTCCGAGCTGAGCTGGGAGAACGCGGCCGCCCTGCCCATCGCGACGGAGACGGCGGCGCGAGTGCTCGACGAGCTCGGGGTCGGTGACGGTGACACCCTGCTGCTGCACGGTGCGGCCGGCGGCGTCGGCTCGGCCGGCGTCCAGCTGGCGCTGGCCCGCGGCGCGACGGTGATCGGGACGGCCTCTCCGGCGAACCACGCGTATCTGCGCGAGCTGGGTGCCATTCCGGTGGCGTACGGAGAGGGGCTGGTGGACCGGGTACGGGAGGCCGCCCCGCAAGGCGTGGACGCGGTCTTCGACGCGGCGGGGCAGGGCGCGCTGCCCGACTCCATCGAGCTGCGCGGCGGCACGACCGAGCGGATCGTCACCATCGCCGACGCGGACGCGGCGAAGTACGGAGTGGCCTTTTCGGGCGGAGGCATCGAGCGGGCCGGCGAGCGGCTCGCGGAGAACGCCCGGACCGCCGCGGCGGGCCGCCTGACGGTGCCGGTCGCGCAGACCTTCGCCCTCGGCGATGCGGCGAAGGCGCAGCAGCTGAGCGAGGAGGGGCACGTACGAGGAAAGCTGGTACTGCTGCCCTGA
- a CDS encoding serine hydrolase, which produces MTSTHMSRRVFAGLAMSGAAALAATAMLPARRATAVPAPLPPLDPTALRAAIDDLEHPPSTAAQLRVGGTVGHWYGTSGVADIRTQRPVTGHDKVRIGSLTKVFVATVVLQLVAEGRVVLDAPVRRILPGLLPDRFAAVTLAHLLNHTSGIPDHIGIPEPATAQEVFRHRFDHWTPQEWVATATHGPLKFAPGTRQEYRGINYVLAALIIDKVTGRPYGEAVTARILRPLGLARTVVPGDDPRIHGRHVHGYLAMADGGLRDITAYDRSANRGEGDMISTTGDLDRMLAALFSGELLPPELLQLLFTLPPDDVRMLDGSPARYSTGLQQATVNGVTLWGKTGETYGYKNAAFSTRDQERRFVLAYHPTSVRNGEESRMIARVADLLTRNPGTGVS; this is translated from the coding sequence ATGACCTCAACACACATGTCACGAAGGGTCTTTGCGGGCCTCGCCATGTCGGGGGCCGCCGCGCTGGCCGCCACCGCGATGCTGCCCGCGCGCCGCGCCACCGCTGTTCCCGCTCCTCTCCCGCCGCTGGATCCCACGGCCCTGCGGGCGGCGATCGACGACCTGGAACACCCGCCGTCGACCGCGGCCCAGCTGCGAGTCGGCGGCACGGTCGGCCACTGGTACGGCACCTCGGGTGTGGCCGACATCAGGACGCAGCGGCCGGTGACGGGGCACGACAAGGTCCGGATCGGCAGCCTCACCAAGGTCTTCGTCGCCACGGTGGTGCTGCAACTGGTGGCCGAGGGCCGGGTTGTGCTGGACGCGCCGGTGCGACGCATCCTCCCGGGCCTGCTGCCGGACCGGTTCGCCGCTGTCACCCTGGCGCACCTGCTGAACCACACCAGCGGGATACCGGACCACATCGGCATCCCTGAGCCGGCGACCGCGCAGGAGGTGTTCCGCCACCGATTCGACCACTGGACGCCACAGGAGTGGGTGGCGACGGCGACACACGGACCGCTGAAGTTCGCCCCGGGCACCCGGCAGGAGTACCGCGGCATCAACTACGTCCTGGCCGCACTGATCATCGACAAGGTGACCGGCCGCCCGTACGGGGAGGCCGTCACGGCCCGGATTCTGCGCCCGTTGGGCCTGGCGCGTACCGTCGTGCCCGGCGACGACCCGCGCATCCACGGCCGTCACGTGCACGGCTACCTGGCCATGGCCGATGGCGGCCTGCGGGACATCACCGCGTACGACCGGTCCGCCAACCGGGGCGAAGGCGACATGATCTCCACCACGGGAGACCTCGACCGGATGCTCGCCGCACTGTTCTCCGGCGAACTGCTCCCACCGGAGCTGCTGCAACTGCTGTTCACCCTGCCTCCGGACGACGTACGGATGCTGGACGGCTCCCCGGCCCGCTACAGCACCGGGTTGCAGCAGGCCACCGTCAACGGCGTCACCCTCTGGGGCAAGACCGGCGAGACGTACGGCTACAAGAACGCCGCGTTCTCCACTCGTGACCAGGAGCGCCGCTTCGTGCTCGCGTACCATCCGACGTCCGTCCGCAACGGCGAGGAGAGCCGGATGATCGCTCGGGTCGCCGACCTGCTCACCCGCAACCCGGGCACCGGAGTCTCGTGA
- a CDS encoding GNAT family N-acetyltransferase, which produces MRDRILLPAGMVPRPWEISDAPSVLKAFAEPVMERQADASVTTTADAEQWLQRRKDQWHRRVAYSFAVADSTDTALGSVSVSNVDPRHSTGWVSYWTASAARGRGVATHGCRAPANWCFADLGLFRLELGHRTDNPASCRAALASGFTAEGLQRQKLAYDGIRYDVEMHARLATDPHPAQQPLEET; this is translated from the coding sequence ATGCGTGATCGAATTCTTCTGCCTGCAGGAATGGTCCCGCGCCCTTGGGAAATCTCCGATGCTCCCTCGGTGCTGAAGGCGTTCGCGGAACCGGTGATGGAACGGCAGGCCGATGCGTCCGTCACCACTACCGCAGACGCCGAACAATGGCTCCAGCGGCGGAAGGACCAATGGCACCGACGAGTTGCCTACAGCTTCGCCGTCGCGGACAGCACCGACACGGCGCTGGGCAGTGTCTCGGTCAGCAACGTCGATCCTCGGCACTCCACCGGATGGGTCTCCTACTGGACTGCCTCCGCTGCCCGCGGCAGGGGCGTGGCAACCCACGGCTGCCGGGCGCCGGCCAACTGGTGTTTCGCCGATCTGGGACTGTTCCGCCTGGAACTGGGGCACCGCACCGACAACCCCGCTTCCTGCCGAGCTGCCCTCGCGTCCGGCTTCACCGCCGAGGGTCTCCAGCGGCAGAAGCTCGCCTACGACGGCATCCGCTACGACGTCGAGATGCACGCACGCCTCGCGACGGACCCGCATCCTGCCCAACAGCCCCTGGAGGAAACATGA